The Benincasa hispida cultivar B227 chromosome 11, ASM972705v1, whole genome shotgun sequence genome has a segment encoding these proteins:
- the LOC120090834 gene encoding secreted RxLR effector protein 161-like yields MDDCNATKYPMEPKAQLHKDMEGAPIDATEYKSIVGCLRYLLNTRPDLSYVVGMTNRYMKRPTAMHHKVVKQILRYLRGTIHFGLTYVKGPREVDIFGYLDSDLVGDLDGRKSTSGMAFYLNESLVSWNSQKQKTVALSSCEAEFMAATIAACQALWLRSLVSELTGMEPRSVTLFVDNKSAIALMKNPVFHGRSKHIDTRFHFIRECVKKGKIVVEFVNTGEQRADALTKELTGVKLAAMR; encoded by the coding sequence ATGGATGACTGCAATGCCACGAAGTACCCGATGGAACCCAAGGCACAACTTCACAAAGACATGGAAGGAGCACCAATTGATGCTACGGAGTATAAAAGCATCGTTGGTTGTCTTAGATACTTGCTAAACACAAGACCGGATCTCTCATATGTTGTTGGGATGACGAACAGGTATATGAAAAGGCCTACGGCCATGCATCACAAGGTGGTCAAGCAAATACTTAGGTATTTGAGAGGGACAATTCACTTTGGGCTCACTTATGTGAAAGGTCCCCGAGAAGTCGATATATTTGGCTACCTTGACAGTGATTTAGTCGGTGATCTCGATGGGAGGAAAAGCACAAGTGGAATGGCGTTCTACTTAAATGAAAGCTTGGTTTCATGGAATTCACAAAAGCAAAAGACGGTGGCTCTCTCATCTTGCGAAGCCGAGTTCATGGCAGCCACTATCGCGGCTTGCCAAGCGTTGTGGTTAAGAAGCCTTGTTAGCGAGTTAACCGGAATGGAGCCAAGATCGGTAACATTGTTCGTGGATAACAAATCCGCGATAGCTCTAATGAAGAATCCCGTATTTCATGGCCGCAGTAAGCACATAGATACACGCTTTCATTTCATTCGTGAGTGTGTCAAGAAGGGGAAAATTGTCGTTGAATTTGTCAACACCGGAGAACAACGAGCCGACGCACTGACCAAAGAATTGACCGGAGTGAAGTTAGCTGCTATGCGTTAG